The Candidatus Hydrogenedentota bacterium genome segment TGCCGAGCGGCGTCCTGGTTGTGGCGGTGAAGACCTCGAGCGCGACGTTGCCTTCGATCATGCGCGGCAGGTCGATGTGCCCGCGCCTGTTGCGTTGCAGGAAATCGCGAAACCACATCATGGTGTCCGCGTGCAGGTCCGCAACGAAGAGAGTCTCATGGAGCCGGGCGGCATCCTCAGACACGCGGTAGGGCGGCCGCATCCGGGACCGGTTGAACGCTACCATGACGATGGCGGGCGCTTTTGCGGTCAACACCGCCATGACGAGAATGGCCGCGACGGCGGTGGCGCCCAGTGTCACGTCGTGGCGGATCGCGGCGAAAACAAGGAGGCCGGGGCCTGCGAGATAACCCAGCCCCAGCAATGCGAAGGCGGCCCATTCCCCCCAGCGCCGTACTTGTTCGCTCATGTCTTGCGCCCAATGATGATAAGGATGTTGGTTGTATGCGGACTATCGTTGTTTTTCGCGGGCCTTGACGCGTTCCCATGCTTCCACGGCATCTTCCGGCGTCGCGGCTTTCTCATCTCCGAACACATGCCCGTGGCGGCGCACCATCTTCTCGTGAATGCGCCGCATCACGCTTTCCAACGTCAGCCGCCCTTCCTCCTCCGCGGCGGCGGCGCAGGCCAGCAGGGTGAACAAGCAGTCGCCGAGTTCCTCTTCGATGTGTTCATTGTCATTGTCCTGTGCGGCCTCGTGCAGCTCGGCCGCTTCTTCGATGGCGAACCGCGCAAAATCCTGAGAGTGCTGCCGGCGGTCCCAAGGGCATCCCTCAGGACTGCGCAGAAACCGCGCCATGCTGGTCAAGGCGGCGAACCATTCTGTCTCATTTTCCGGTTCTTTGGTCAGGTGCGGCAGGAGCGGCATGTTCGGGTCTATCCCTTTCCAGGGGTTGGTCCTGTTAAAGTCTGCGGTTGCGCCGCCGATGGTAATACAAGGCTGACGGATGGGACAAGGAGGTCCTGCGTATGACGATTCAATGTTGCGTGTGCAAAAAGACCAAAGTGGACGGCGAATGGCGCGTTACGCCGCCCGTAACCGGTCCGGACATCAGCCACACCTACTGTCCTGCCTGCCTTGTTGAGTGTGCCGCCCGGCTCGCGGCCGAACGCGCTGCCGGGAAAGACCGGCGCGCGACCATCACCCTTTCCACCTGACCAATATTGCGGACACGCCCCAAGACAGCCATTTCAGGGGTGCTGTTTTACGTTCTTTCAGTTTTCATCTTTCTTTTTGTGCATTACAGCCCAACGCGCGCGGTCCCGCCTCGTGGTCTCCTGTTTACGTTGTTTCACGCCGCAAGCTATAATTCGCATCGCATGGGATAGTCTACGGCCTGTCGAAGCGGGAGGGTAGTCATG includes the following:
- a CDS encoding nucleotide pyrophosphohydrolase — encoded protein: MPLLPHLTKEPENETEWFAALTSMARFLRSPEGCPWDRRQHSQDFARFAIEEAAELHEAAQDNDNEHIEEELGDCLFTLLACAAAAEEEGRLTLESVMRRIHEKMVRRHGHVFGDEKAATPEDAVEAWERVKAREKQR